In the Clostridium sp. 'White wine YQ' genome, TGAGGAACGTGATAAATGTCTAAATGCTTCTTTTCTATATATGATGGGATGTAGTAATTCTCAAAGAATCTCTGGTGCTTTTTAGAAGCCATTAGCACACTGATTTTTTCATTAATAAATGATTCGTATCCATCTCCAGACCAAATTAAATGATATTTGTTATCTGATTCTATTCCAAGGATATTCTTCAGTAAATTATAGGTATAAGTTCCAATTCCAGTACCTCTATACCAATTTAATCCCCTAACATCTATACATACATCCATAAAATACTCCCTAGAACATTACTAAATACAAGCTAGACATCTTAAAATATAAATGTCTGTTATATATAATATATAAATATGACTGATGGTCTTAAACGTGATTAAATTCACCAATATCTATTTTGATACATATAATAACTTAGAATTACTATGGGAGGAAAGACGATTGAGGTTAGAGACTTTAAAAGATTTATTGATTGAGAGTTATGGAATAGATGTAGATGAAATTGAAAATAAAAAGAATATTTATTTAATTAAATCTGGGGATAAGGAGTATAGTTTAAAAACAATAAAATATGATTATCCTCATTTTTATTTTATTCTATCAGCAATTCTTCATCTGAAAAATAGAGGATTTGAAAATATACCAGATATTATAGATACACTTAAAGGTAAAAAATATATAGCCTTTGATAATAAGTTTTGTTATCTTTCTCCTTGGATAACTTCTAGGGAAAGTAATTATGACAATGTAATTGAATTGATGCAAGTAACTAAAAAATTAGCTGAACTTCACTTATCAAGTCAAGGGTTTAGTTTAAACAGAAGAATGAGACCGAGAATATATTGGTTTAGATGGATAGATAATTTTCAAACTAGAGAAAATGAGATACTTGATTTCAAGAAGAGAATAAGTCAAAAAGTGTATAAGAGTGAATTTGACAAGCTTTATCTAAGTATAATGGAAGATGAATTAAAACAAATAGAAGAAACAATTATAGATTTAAAAAAATATAATTATTTTGACAGAATGAATAAAGAAGTCTTTAAGAGAGGATTCTGTCATCATGATTATGCACATCACAATGTACTAGTAACGGGGAGTAGAGAACTGTATGTAATAGACTTTGATTATTGTATTCTTGATAGTTCATTACATGATCTATCATCCCTTATTATTAGATCTATGAAAAATGGAAAATGGGATAATAAAAAAGCAATAGAAATATTAGAGAACTATAATTCCATAAATAGATTATTTAAGGATGATAATAAAATAATAGGAACATTTATTAAATTTCCGCAACAATTCTGGCAATTAGGAATACAGTATTATTGGGAACAACAACCTTGGGGAGAAGAATTTTTTGTTGATAAATTAAAAAAGTATATTGAAGATAGAGAGGAAAAAGAGGAGTTTATTAAAGAATTTACAAATTCAAGAGTTAGACTTTAGAGTGTAAAAGTTAGGGAATAGGATAGATTTATGAAATCATGTATAAGGTTTAAAAGGTCTATAATCTATTTCCTACTGGATTTGTTTTAACATTTATAAAAGGGGGTAGCGATGAGATTCCTTACATTAGAACAATATTTAAATAATAGAGATGTATTGATTAATAAAGAGGAATTTGATAGTACTAGCACCAAACTAAAAAAAGAAGATGTATATAGCCAGCTAGATATTATAAATGAAATTCATAGAATCTTGAGTGAGTATCCTTATGATATTATTCCGACAGTTCCTAGCAGAATTGGTGAAGATTTTGAAGAGTTTAAAGTATTATATAGAAAAGTAAGCAGGGCAGCATTAAAAGGTTATTATCCAGAACATATAAAAGATGAAGTTTATAAGATATTATTAAATGCAGAAAAAGCTATAAATCATATTGATAATTCAAGTTATTTGTCAATTCTTAGAAGGGCAATGGATAATGGAGAGATAATTTTAGGAAATTGTGATTTTAGACATTTAAAGTATAATGATAAAATCATCATAAATTCTGTGAAAGGGGTATGCTATAACATTATTGAAAGTGATTATGGAAAATTTCTTATGAAGCTTAGAAAGTATAATGTTGTAACTTCTTATGGAGATTTTATAGACCATATAGTTAAAAATGAAAAACTCCAAGATAACTCCAAGATTTTTCTTATGGGATACATTTTATATCCTCAAGAAAGTATGAAATTACTTCAAAAATATAAAGAAGGAAAAAAACAGTGGAATGAAGAGACCTTCTATTATAAATTTATGAAGGCGTATGAATTTGATAATAGTATTACGATATAGAAGGGTGATTATATGAACAAACTTAGATATGCTGATGAAAAATATCTCTGTGAATATGATTTAGATGTTGAACTGTTTAAAAAATTTGATTTAAGGGTTGAAGATTTAGTACCTTTGAGAAGTGTATATTTACTAATTACAGATAAAGGCAAAAGAATATTGAAGAAAATAGAAAATACAGAAGATATAAAATTTATTACAACTTCACTAGATTATATTAGAGAAGGGTTTTCAGATATACTTAACTTTGTAAAAGCTGGGGATGGAAATTACTATGTGAAATGGAATGATGGTATATACTGTGTTATGGAATTGATTGAAGGCAGGGAATGTTGCTGTGCTAATCCACTAGATGTAAATATGGCGGCTACAGCTTTAGCTAAATATCATAATGCATCCTTGGGATTGTTAAATCATTTAAGGAATATAGATACTTTAGATGTAAAAAATAATTTATTCAAGATGCCTGATTATTTTAGGAAAGCTAGAGAAGAACTAAAAAATATAGAAGATATGGTTATTACCTTTAAAAACAAGAATGAATTTGATGAATTATTTCTATCCACAATTAATGAGCAAATAGCCAATATTGATAAAGCTATAGTGGGAATTAGTGGTCCAGAATATTTGAAATCATGTAATGACGAAAGTAAGATAGTCTTATGTCATAATGATTTGGCGTATCACAATATAATCTTAGCTAAAGAAAAAGCTTATTTTATTGATTTTGAATATTCACTTATTGATATTAGAGTTCATGACTTATGTAATTTTATAATTAAATCTATTAAAAATTTTGGATATGATTTAGATAAATGTAATGAGATAATTAGAAGTTATGAATCTATTAATAAGTTAGATAAGGAAGAACTTAATGTGCTTTATTCAATGATGATATTTCCAAATGATTATTATAATTTAGTTTCAAATTATTATTACAAAAAAAAGAAATGGAGTTATGAAGCTTTCCTCTCAAAGTTTAAAGGAAAAGCAGTTGAAGAAGCAGATAAAAAAGAGTTCTTAGATTTATTTAAAAGCAAATATTTATAAGTTAGTATTGCATAGGTCGTAATAAGTGTAGATAAAATTATCTACACCTTACATAGAAATTTAA is a window encoding:
- a CDS encoding CotS family spore coat protein; translation: MNKLRYADEKYLCEYDLDVELFKKFDLRVEDLVPLRSVYLLITDKGKRILKKIENTEDIKFITTSLDYIREGFSDILNFVKAGDGNYYVKWNDGIYCVMELIEGRECCCANPLDVNMAATALAKYHNASLGLLNHLRNIDTLDVKNNLFKMPDYFRKAREELKNIEDMVITFKNKNEFDELFLSTINEQIANIDKAIVGISGPEYLKSCNDESKIVLCHNDLAYHNIILAKEKAYFIDFEYSLIDIRVHDLCNFIIKSIKNFGYDLDKCNEIIRSYESINKLDKEELNVLYSMMIFPNDYYNLVSNYYYKKKKWSYEAFLSKFKGKAVEEADKKEFLDLFKSKYL
- a CDS encoding CotS family spore coat protein; amino-acid sequence: MRLETLKDLLIESYGIDVDEIENKKNIYLIKSGDKEYSLKTIKYDYPHFYFILSAILHLKNRGFENIPDIIDTLKGKKYIAFDNKFCYLSPWITSRESNYDNVIELMQVTKKLAELHLSSQGFSLNRRMRPRIYWFRWIDNFQTRENEILDFKKRISQKVYKSEFDKLYLSIMEDELKQIEETIIDLKKYNYFDRMNKEVFKRGFCHHDYAHHNVLVTGSRELYVIDFDYCILDSSLHDLSSLIIRSMKNGKWDNKKAIEILENYNSINRLFKDDNKIIGTFIKFPQQFWQLGIQYYWEQQPWGEEFFVDKLKKYIEDREEKEEFIKEFTNSRVRL